In Mercurialis annua linkage group LG5, ddMerAnnu1.2, whole genome shotgun sequence, a single genomic region encodes these proteins:
- the LOC126680353 gene encoding uncharacterized protein LOC126680353 gives MEATKQSNKHILSLSLYIKLQKKEMEMAPLLPRFVVLKAKNDKYLRCIIEQGKFRNIIKCDGEEIINPVSKFKIEKAKSNRDLVHIRCCYTNKYLRRRDEEALTVGATADAADEDQSKWSCTLFRPLFEDDKTFRFQHVESGYNLYQWRSTDDYDGCIFIATSDDDEDARGCDLFSFTDWESLVILPKHVAVKGDNGKYLFYRNKHSRGPLSDDHMEFGATQIGDNRVGEQVFTNPDGSIRLKHDSNGKFWRATPHWIFPDSTDESDSDPATSFWPVRIKGNAIALRSKGNDRYLRRTSYGGTVDCIAAASWATTIDRESYLVLEELVNKRQIYDVEYRLEDARVYNESIMTLARSCVSNMTKQTETLEVAMTYKEVRKHKWSTSTSSSFSFSTKVSMGVPEIFEAGVEMKETMESEYEWGSSVNATTSLAKKVPVSVKPMTKTTVTLIATLGFCDVPFSKTPSPTANSNTPQNMTASSPVPIASKSAPKPPTNHSSTYPSHASIYPT, from the coding sequence ATGGAAGCAACTAAGCAAAGCAATAAACatattctctctctctctctatacaTTAAATTGCAGAAGAAAGAGATGGAAATGGCGCCACTCCTTCCTAGGTTTGTTGTGTTGAAAGCAAAGAATGACAAGTATTTGCGTTGCATTATTGAACAAGGAAAGTTCCGCAATATCATTAAATGCGACGGAGAGGAAATTATTAATCCTGTATCCAAGTTCAAAATTGAGAAAGCCAAGAGCAACCGAGATTTAGTCCATATAAGATGCTGCTACACCAACAAATACCTTCGACGCCGCGACGAAGAAGCATTAACTGTGGGCGCAACAGCTGATGCAGCCGACGAGGACCAATCCAAATGGTCATGCACCCTCTTCAGGCCCCTTTTTGAAGATGACAAAACCTTTCGCTTCCAGCACGTGGAGAGCGGCTATAATCTCTACCAGTGGCGATCAACTGATGACTATGACGGCTGCATATTTATCGCAACTTCCGACGATGACGAGGATGCCCGTGGGTGCGATCTCTTCTCGTTCACCGACTGGGAATCGCTTGTGATACTGCCCAAACATGTGGCTGTCAAGGGAGACAACGGCAAGTATCTGTTTTACCGTAACAAGCACAGCCGCGGTCCACTCAGTGACGACCACATGGAATTTGGAGCCACTCAGATTGGGGACAATAGAGTTGGGGAGCAAGTGTTCACCAACCCCGACGGAAGCATCCGCTTGAAGCATGATTCCAATGGCAAATTCTGGAGGGCTACTCCCCATTGGATATTTCCAGATTCAACCGACGAGTCAGACTCCGATCCCGCAACCTCATTTTGGCCAGTCAGAATCAAGGGAAACGCTATCGCACTCCGTAGCAAGGGTAACGATAGATATTTGCGTAGAACCTCCTACGGTGGCACGGTGGACTGTATTGCTGCGGCATCTTGGGCGACGACTATCGACAGAGAGAGCTACCTGGTGCTGGAAGAGCTGGTGAACAAGAGGCAAATATATGATGTGGAGTACCGGCTGGAGGACGCCAGAGTGTATAACGAATCAATCATGACACTGGCGCGCTCCTGCGTCAGCAACATGACTAAACAAACTGAAACCTTGGAGGTGGCAATGACTTATAAAGAGGTGAGGAAGCACAAATGGAGTACGAGCACGTCCTCTTCTTTTTCCTTTAGTACCAAAGTTTCAATGGGTGTTCCTGAGATTTTCGAAGCTGGCGTTGAGATGAAGGAGACGATGGAGAGCGAATATGAATGGGGAAGTAGCGTAAATGCAACCACCAGTTTGGCTAAAAAAGTGCCGGTCAGCGTTAAACCAATGACAAAGACAACAGTGACTCTTAttgcaacacttggattttgCGATGTTCCATTCAGCAAGACACCCTCACCAACGGCCAACTCGAATACACCACAAAACATGACGGCCTCTTCACCGGTGCCAATTGCTTCAAAATCCGCACCCAAGCCTCCGACGAACCACTCTAGTACTTATCCCTCCCATGCATCTATTTATCCTacctaa